One stretch of Zingiber officinale cultivar Zhangliang chromosome 6B, Zo_v1.1, whole genome shotgun sequence DNA includes these proteins:
- the LOC121990735 gene encoding heavy metal-associated isoprenylated plant protein 7-like, translating into MTEVKGVQCPEGRSLQAYTPPPPPPLEEIEMHVFMHCEGCARKVKRSLKGFAGVEDVKTDSRMHKVVVKGKKAVEDPMKVVERVQKKTRRKVELLTPLPPMKPEKKEEEKKEDEKPKVEEKKEEPKMITVVLIVHMHCEAYTQQIKK; encoded by the exons ccagtgcccAGAAGGTAGGTCGTTACAGGCATACACGCCACCTCCTCCGCCGCCTCTGGAGGAGATCGAGATGCACGTCTTCATGCATTGTGAGGGGTGCGCGAGGAAGGTAAAGAGGAGCTTGAAGGGATTTGCAG GGGTGGAGGATGTAAAGACGGACAGTAGGATGCACAAGGTGGTGGTGAAGGGGAAAAAGGCGGTTGAGGATCCGATGAAGGTGGTGGAGCGGGTCCAAAAGAAGACCAGGAGGAAGGTCGAGCTGCTGACACCGTTGCCGCCGATGAAGCCGGAGaagaaagaggaggagaagaaggaagatgagAAGCCCAAGGTGGAGGAGAAAAAGGAAGAG CCAAAAATGATCACGGTGGTGCTGATAGTCCACATGCATTGCGAGGCCTACACACAACAGATCAAGAAGTGA
- the LOC121991886 gene encoding sugar transport protein MST6-like encodes MAGGAIVSTSNKQYGGKMTSFVLLACIMASSGGLIFGYDIGISGGVTSMDSFLERFFPSVYAKQQADSSTSQYCKFDSELLTLFTSSLYVAALIASFVASSVTRVSGRKWSMLIGGVTFLAGSALNGAAVNVLMLILGRVLLGIGIGFANQSVPVYLSEMAPANLRGTLNIGFQFMITIGIFGANLINYGTASIKGGWGWRVSLGLAAVPAIIMSVGAFILPDTPNSLIERGYGEEARQMLQKIRGTDDVQEEYEDLVAASEEAKTIKSPWANILQSKYRPQLTMAILIPFFQQLTGINVIMFYAPVLFKTIGFGGEASLASAVITGIVNVFATCVSIATVDRLGRRALFLQGGAQMFISQIVVGTLIALKFGVSGEAAELSKGYASFIVLFICVYVAAFAWSWGPLGWLVPSEIFPLEIRSAGQSITVSVNMFFTFVIAQVFLLALCHLKFGLFYFFAGWVVIMTAFIYFFLPETKNVPIEEIILVWKRHWFWGKFIADEDIHVGNHMHKDTSA; translated from the exons ATGGCAGGAGGAGCAATTGTCAGCACGAGCAACAAGCAATACGGAGGCAAGATGACCAGCTTCGTCCTCTTGGCATGCATCATGGCTTCCTCCGGCGGTCTCATTTTCGGCTACGACATTGGAATCTCCG GCGGTGTGACCTCCATGGactcgttcctcgagcgcttctTCCCCTCCGTCTACGCTAAGCAGCAAGCCGACTCGAGCACCAGCCAGTACTGCAAGTTCGACAGCGAGCTGCTGACTCTCTTCACCTCGTCGCTCTACGTCGCGGCGCTCATCGCGTCGTTCGTGGCGTCGTCGGTGACGAGGGTCAGCGGGAGGAAGTGGTCCATGCTCATCGGAGGGGTAACGTTTCTGGCAGGCTCCGCACTCAACGGTGCCGCGGTGAATGTTCTCATGCTTATTCTCGGCCGCGTTCTCCTCGGCATCGGAATCGGGTTCGCAAATCAG TCTGTTCCGGTCTACCTCTCTGAGATGGCGCCGGCCAACCTCCGCGGCACGCTCAACATCGGCTTCCAGTTCATGATCACCATCGGAATCTTCGGCGCCAACCTCATCAACTACGGGACCGCGTCGATCAAAGGCGGGTGGGGGTGGCGCGTCAGCCTCGGGCTCGCAGCGGTCCCGGCCATCATCATGAGCGTCGGGGCGTTCATCTTGCCGGACACGCCCAACTCGCTCATCGAGCGCGGCTACGGCGAGGAGGCCAGGCAAATGCTCCAGAAGATCCGCGGCACTGACGACGTGCAGGAGGAGTACGAGGACTTGGTCGCCGCCAGCGAAGAGGCGAAGACCATCAAAAGCCCCTGGGCCAACATACTGCAGAGCAAGTACCGACCCCAGCTCACCATGGCCATCCTCATCCCCTTCTTCCAGCAGCTCACTGGCATCAACGTCATCATGTTCTACGCTCCGGTGCTCTTCAAGACCATCGGCTTCGGCGGCGAAGCCTCCCTGGCTTCCGCAGTCATCACCGGCATCGTCAACGTGTTCGCCACCTGCGTGTCCATCGCCACCGTCGACAGGCTCGGACGCCGGGCCCTCTTCTTACAGGGAGGCGCGCAGATGTTCATCTCTCAG ATTGTGGTCGGCACTCTGATCGCGCTCAAGTTCGGTGTCTCCGGCGAGGCCGCGGAGCTGTCGAAGGGCTACGCGAGCTTCATCGTGCTGTTCATCTGCGTTTACGTGGCGGCCTTCGCGTGGTCATGGGGCCCTCTCGGGTGGCTGGTGCCGAGCGAGATCTTCCCCCTGGAAATCCGATCGGCCGGGCAGAGCATCACGGTGTCGGTCAACATGTTCTTCACCTTCGTAATCGCGCAGGTCTTCCTCCTCGCTCTGTGCCACTTGAAGTTCGGCCTCTTCTACTTCTTCGCCGGCTGGGTGGTCATCATGACCGCCTTCATCTACTTCTTCCTCCCCGAAACCAAGAACGTCCCCATCGAAGAGATCATCTTGGTCTGGAAAAGGCACTGGTTCTGGGGCAAATTCATCGCCGACGAAGACATCCACGTAGGCAACCACATGCACAAGGACACCAGCGCATGA
- the LOC121991887 gene encoding hsp70 nucleotide exchange factor FES1-like isoform X1, with amino-acid sequence MAKGASLLLLLLSSMLLLATEAAAVAAEGALPNKSSSLGGFVWATGKGEGDLIAMVESPEESFPVEDEISGGFSSLEGMLQWAIGHSDPEKLKEKAKDVQGLSGDELKKRQLEIKDLMEKLKVPSDAELMKIAIADLNNSSITLEDRQRSLDELLFLVDPIDNANDLDKLGGLVVVIRELDNSEADIRTTSAWILGKASQNNALVQNQILTYGGLVKLMKMVGSSSKEEAIKALYAVSALVRNNEIGQKMFYAEEGNIMLQDIMSNSSVDIRLRKKAAFLVADLSDYQQQYADNSMLHFLGDRFFLKAVVDLLLTPDLDLQEKALLAVRSLLQLTSTIASDLRDFCRLDQVLESMREGLDNSNVEEDLKDYSDEIESLRKEVLILFHNKLSNFQHDNSSRIKYLMLRQ; translated from the exons ATGGCGAAGGGCGCATCCCTGCTTCTGCTGCTACTCTCATCGATGCTGCTTCTGGCGACGGAAGCTGCGGCGGTGGCGGCTGAGGGGGCGCTGCCGAACAAATCGTCGTCGCTCGGTGGATTCGTCTGGGCCACTGGAAAGGGCGAGGGTGACCTTATTGCCATGGTAGAATCTCCGGAGGAATCCTTTCCGGTGGAAGACGAGATTTCCGGAGGTTTCTCCTCCTTGGAAGGCATGTTGCAGTGGGCGATAG GTCATTCTGATCctgaaaaattgaaagaaaaagcCAAGGATGTTCAAGGATTATCTGGAGATGAACTGAAAAAGAGGCAATTAGAAATAAAG GATCTGATGGAGAAATTAAAAGTGCCGTCAGATGCAGAATTGATGAAAATAGCAATTGCTGACTTGAATAATTCTTCTATCACATTGGAAGACCGACAGCGTTCTCTGGATGAACTCCTTTTTCTTGTTGACCCAATTGATAATGCAAATG ACCTTGACAAACTAGGTGGACTTGTGGTGGTGATTCGAGAACTTGATAATTCTGAGGCAGACATCCGAACCACCTCTGCATGGATTCTTGGGAAAGCCAGTCAAAATAATGCACTTGTTCAAAATCAG ATCCTTACATATGGAGGACTAGTAAAACTAATGAAGATGGTTGGCTCCAGTTCTAAAGAAGAAGCCATAAAAGCATTGTATGCTGTTTCAGCTTTGGTCCGTAATAATGAGATTGGTCAGAAGATGTTTTATGCAGAGGAAGGCAATATAATGCTGCAG GACATAATGAGTAACTCTAGCGTTGACATCCGACTTCGCAAAAAGGCAGCTTTTCTGGTTGCAGATTTATCAGACTATCAACAACAATATGCAGATAATTCAATGCTGCATTTCCTAGGTGACCGCTTCTTTTTGAAGGCTGTAGTGGATCTATTATTAACCCCAGACCTTGATCTTCAGGAGAAG GCGTTATTGGCAGTTAGAAGTCTGCTGCAGCTTACCTCTACAATTGCTTCAGACCTCAGGGATTTTTGCCGTTTGGATCAGGTACTGGAAAGTATGAGGGAAGGTCTTGACAATTCAAATGTAGAAGAGGATCTGAAAGATTATTCTGACGAAATCGAAAGCCTTCGTAAAGAAGTGCTCATACTATTTCACAACAAGCTCAGCAAT TTCCAACATGACAATAGTTCACGCATAAAGTACCTTATGCTTCGGCAATGA
- the LOC121991887 gene encoding hsp70 nucleotide exchange factor FES1-like isoform X2, translating to MAKGASLLLLLLSSMLLLATEAAAVAAEGALPNKSSSLGGFVWATGKGEGDLIAMVESPEESFPVEDEISGGFSSLEGMLQWAIGHSDPEKLKEKAKDVQGLSGDELKKRQLEIKDLMEKLKVPSDAELMKIAIADLNNSSITLEDRQRSLDELLFLVDPIDNANDLDKLGGLVVVIRELDNSEADIRTTSAWILGKASQNNALVQNQILTYGGLVKLMKMVGSSSKEEAIKALYAVSALVRNNEIGQKMFYAEEGNIMLQDIMSNSSVDIRLRKKAAFLVADLSDYQQQYADNSMLHFLGDRFFLKAVVDLLLTPDLDLQEKALLAVRSLLQLTSTIASDLRDFCRLDQVLESMREGLDNSNVEEDLKDYSDEIESLRKEVLILFHNKLSNIWSVPT from the exons ATGGCGAAGGGCGCATCCCTGCTTCTGCTGCTACTCTCATCGATGCTGCTTCTGGCGACGGAAGCTGCGGCGGTGGCGGCTGAGGGGGCGCTGCCGAACAAATCGTCGTCGCTCGGTGGATTCGTCTGGGCCACTGGAAAGGGCGAGGGTGACCTTATTGCCATGGTAGAATCTCCGGAGGAATCCTTTCCGGTGGAAGACGAGATTTCCGGAGGTTTCTCCTCCTTGGAAGGCATGTTGCAGTGGGCGATAG GTCATTCTGATCctgaaaaattgaaagaaaaagcCAAGGATGTTCAAGGATTATCTGGAGATGAACTGAAAAAGAGGCAATTAGAAATAAAG GATCTGATGGAGAAATTAAAAGTGCCGTCAGATGCAGAATTGATGAAAATAGCAATTGCTGACTTGAATAATTCTTCTATCACATTGGAAGACCGACAGCGTTCTCTGGATGAACTCCTTTTTCTTGTTGACCCAATTGATAATGCAAATG ACCTTGACAAACTAGGTGGACTTGTGGTGGTGATTCGAGAACTTGATAATTCTGAGGCAGACATCCGAACCACCTCTGCATGGATTCTTGGGAAAGCCAGTCAAAATAATGCACTTGTTCAAAATCAG ATCCTTACATATGGAGGACTAGTAAAACTAATGAAGATGGTTGGCTCCAGTTCTAAAGAAGAAGCCATAAAAGCATTGTATGCTGTTTCAGCTTTGGTCCGTAATAATGAGATTGGTCAGAAGATGTTTTATGCAGAGGAAGGCAATATAATGCTGCAG GACATAATGAGTAACTCTAGCGTTGACATCCGACTTCGCAAAAAGGCAGCTTTTCTGGTTGCAGATTTATCAGACTATCAACAACAATATGCAGATAATTCAATGCTGCATTTCCTAGGTGACCGCTTCTTTTTGAAGGCTGTAGTGGATCTATTATTAACCCCAGACCTTGATCTTCAGGAGAAG GCGTTATTGGCAGTTAGAAGTCTGCTGCAGCTTACCTCTACAATTGCTTCAGACCTCAGGGATTTTTGCCGTTTGGATCAGGTACTGGAAAGTATGAGGGAAGGTCTTGACAATTCAAATGTAGAAGAGGATCTGAAAGATTATTCTGACGAAATCGAAAGCCTTCGTAAAGAAGTGCTCATACTATTTCACAACAAGCTCAGCAAT ATTTGGTCAGTTCCAACATGA